One stretch of Planctomycetaceae bacterium DNA includes these proteins:
- a CDS encoding beta-ketoacyl-[acyl-carrier-protein] synthase family protein: MMKRRVVITGMGTVNPLAHTVEETWHKLLTVQKGFYPIEIFDASTFPSKFAAQVRGYDFSTQVPDPARHVHAGRHARFALGAACQAWKAAALEGDASLDHDRLGVYLGSGEGSLDFEKFVSCITDSWRDNALDHKSWAKLAFERMELYREVEQEANMVVAHLAAEFDARGPAFNVLTACAASTQAIGEAACQIRTGMVDTIISGGAHSMIHPLGITGFVRLTALSRRNDAIDTASRPFDSTRDGFVIGEGATIIILEEYESAKRRGAPMLAEIIGYGSSADAFRITDQDPEGDGAATAMTAALADAGLKPEDIGYISAHGTGTKQNDEVETKAIKRAFGQYAPKVPVSSVKSMLGHLIAAAGATELLTCVLALRDQILPPTANLHSPDPDCDLDYIPNAPRKADVKYIMSNSMGFGGQNNSIIISKPR; the protein is encoded by the coding sequence ATGATGAAACGACGCGTCGTCATTACGGGAATGGGCACGGTCAACCCGCTGGCCCACACGGTCGAAGAAACCTGGCACAAGCTGCTGACGGTTCAAAAAGGCTTCTATCCCATCGAAATCTTCGACGCCAGCACCTTCCCCAGCAAGTTTGCCGCGCAGGTGCGCGGGTACGACTTCAGCACGCAGGTGCCCGACCCCGCCAGGCACGTCCACGCCGGCCGACATGCCCGATTCGCCCTCGGCGCCGCCTGCCAGGCGTGGAAAGCCGCCGCCCTCGAAGGCGACGCCTCCCTCGACCACGACCGCCTGGGCGTCTACCTCGGCAGCGGCGAGGGCAGCCTGGACTTCGAGAAGTTCGTCTCCTGCATCACCGATTCCTGGCGCGACAACGCGCTGGACCACAAGAGCTGGGCGAAGCTGGCCTTTGAGCGCATGGAGCTCTACCGCGAGGTCGAGCAGGAAGCCAACATGGTCGTCGCGCATCTCGCTGCCGAGTTCGACGCGCGCGGGCCGGCGTTCAACGTTTTGACCGCCTGCGCCGCAAGCACCCAGGCTATCGGCGAGGCCGCCTGCCAGATCCGCACCGGAATGGTCGATACCATCATCAGCGGCGGCGCCCACAGCATGATTCATCCGTTGGGCATCACCGGCTTCGTGCGCCTCACCGCCCTCTCCCGGCGCAACGACGCGATCGATACCGCCAGCCGCCCCTTCGACTCCACCCGCGACGGCTTCGTCATCGGCGAAGGCGCCACCATCATCATCCTTGAAGAGTACGAATCCGCCAAACGACGCGGCGCGCCCATGCTGGCCGAGATCATCGGTTACGGCTCCTCCGCCGACGCCTTCCGCATCACCGACCAGGACCCCGAGGGCGACGGCGCCGCCACGGCCATGACCGCCGCGCTGGCCGACGCCGGACTCAAACCCGAGGATATCGGCTATATCTCCGCCCACGGCACCGGAACCAAGCAGAACGACGAGGTCGAGACCAAGGCCATCAAGCGAGCCTTCGGCCAGTACGCTCCCAAGGTGCCTGTCTCGTCGGTCAAGAGCATGCTCGGGCACCTGATCGCCGCCGCAGGGGCGACCGAACTGCTGACGTGCGTGCTGGCGCTGCGCGACCAGATATTGCCCCCCACCGCCAACCTGCACAGCCCCGACCCCGACTGCGATCTGGACTACATCCCCAACGCCCCGCGCAAAGCCGACGTCAAGTACATCATGAGCAACTCGATGGGCTTCGGCGGACAGAACAACTCCATCATCATCTCCAAGCCCCGCTAA
- a CDS encoding beta-ketoacyl-[acyl-carrier-protein] synthase family protein has product MPDRRLAVTGAGVVAPSGVGLDEFWQATLAGKLCVAAIEGFDATGFPTHIGGQLRDFSAKKFVPKDYRKSIKVMARDIEIAVACADLAVRDAGLVTPGMEGQTPNVEPKRLGCNIGAGLMCAELPELGTALVTSLVDGRFDYKTWGTVGMNNLTPLWLLKYLPNMLSCHTTIIHKAEGPSNNITCGDASGHMSVGEAAQWILRGAADVVIAGSTESKLNPMGLLRQTLMHRTCTTRNDAPATACRPFDAAHAGFAIGEGGGLLILEDMARATARGARIHAELVGFAAACDPQGINLERPTCGNLAAALRNALRTAGIGPQDVGLAIAHGTAVPGEDLVEAAAWTEVFAGVGKLPATTLTGAVGCLFAGASGMDMILACKALAEQVIPPTPNFERPACESVLDFSPAPRQGKFDYAVTSTFTVGGQSAVCVFKRYQP; this is encoded by the coding sequence ATGCCTGATCGCCGCCTCGCCGTCACCGGAGCGGGAGTCGTTGCTCCCTCCGGCGTGGGCCTGGACGAGTTCTGGCAGGCCACGCTGGCGGGCAAGCTCTGCGTTGCCGCTATCGAAGGGTTCGACGCCACCGGCTTCCCCACCCACATCGGCGGCCAGCTCCGAGATTTCTCGGCCAAGAAGTTCGTTCCCAAAGACTATCGCAAATCCATCAAGGTGATGGCCCGCGACATCGAGATCGCCGTCGCCTGCGCCGACCTGGCCGTCCGCGACGCCGGCCTGGTCACGCCCGGAATGGAAGGGCAGACGCCTAACGTCGAGCCCAAGCGGCTCGGCTGCAACATCGGCGCCGGGCTCATGTGCGCGGAACTGCCTGAGTTGGGCACCGCCCTGGTCACCAGCCTCGTCGACGGGCGGTTCGACTACAAGACCTGGGGCACGGTCGGCATGAATAATCTCACGCCGCTGTGGCTGCTCAAGTACCTGCCCAACATGCTCTCCTGCCACACGACGATCATCCACAAGGCAGAAGGGCCCAGCAACAACATCACCTGCGGCGACGCCAGCGGGCACATGTCTGTCGGCGAGGCGGCCCAGTGGATCCTGCGCGGCGCCGCCGACGTGGTTATCGCCGGTTCGACCGAGAGCAAGCTCAACCCGATGGGCCTGCTCCGCCAGACGCTGATGCACCGCACCTGCACGACTCGCAACGACGCCCCCGCCACCGCCTGCCGACCCTTCGACGCCGCCCATGCCGGCTTTGCCATCGGCGAGGGCGGCGGGCTGCTGATTCTGGAAGATATGGCCCGAGCGACTGCACGCGGCGCGCGGATCCATGCCGAATTGGTCGGTTTTGCCGCCGCCTGCGACCCTCAGGGCATCAACCTCGAACGCCCCACCTGCGGCAATCTGGCCGCCGCCCTGCGCAACGCCCTTCGCACTGCCGGCATCGGTCCGCAGGACGTGGGGCTGGCCATCGCCCATGGAACCGCCGTGCCCGGCGAGGACCTGGTCGAGGCCGCCGCGTGGACGGAAGTATTCGCCGGCGTCGGAAAGCTTCCCGCCACCACCCTCACCGGCGCCGTCGGCTGCCTCTTCGCCGGCGCCAGCGGGATGGACATGATCCTGGCGTGCAAGGCATTGGCCGAGCAGGTCATTCCGCCGACGCCGAACTTCGAGCGCCCGGCGTGCGAAAGTGTGCTGGATTTCTCGCCCGCGCCGCGCCAGGGCAAGTTCGATTACGCAGTCACAAGCACCTTCACCGTCGGCGGTCAGTCGGCGGTGTGCGTGTTCAAGCGGTACCAGCCATGA
- a CDS encoding beta-hydroxyacyl-ACP dehydratase: MRWYWIDRLVEFEPGKRAVGLKNVSLAEDHLHDHWSAFPIMPVSLMIEGTAQTGGLLVGHAMHFKEKVVLGKISKAEFTDIVVPGDQLLYEVKIDTLAPAAALTNGIVWRNGKQIGVVDLMYSHVDQNMAGLKFPEENFVFTGQFQRLIQPFLGAANA, translated from the coding sequence ATGCGTTGGTACTGGATTGACCGTCTCGTGGAGTTCGAGCCCGGCAAGCGGGCCGTCGGCCTCAAGAACGTCTCGCTGGCCGAAGACCACCTGCACGATCACTGGTCGGCATTCCCGATCATGCCCGTGTCGCTGATGATCGAGGGCACCGCCCAGACCGGCGGGCTGCTCGTCGGGCATGCCATGCATTTCAAGGAAAAGGTCGTCCTGGGCAAGATCTCCAAGGCCGAGTTCACCGACATCGTCGTGCCCGGCGACCAGTTGCTCTACGAGGTCAAGATCGACACGCTGGCCCCGGCGGCGGCGCTGACCAACGGCATCGTCTGGCGCAACGGAAAGCAGATCGGCGTCGTCGACCTGATGTATTCACACGTGGACCAGAACATGGCCGGGTTGAAGTTCCCCGAGGAGAATTTCGTGTTTACCGGACAGTTCCAACGGTTGATTCAGCCGTTCCTGGGAGCGGCAAATGCCTGA
- a CDS encoding acyl carrier protein has product MTEAEVFEKVKETLVDALGVDEEEVTPEATLTGDLGAESIDFLDIVFRLEKAFDIKIPRGELFPDNILNNPEYVQDGKLTESGLTQLKERMPHADFTDFQQDPDINKMTNLFRVKTICNYVRTKVA; this is encoded by the coding sequence ATGACTGAAGCAGAAGTTTTCGAAAAGGTAAAAGAGACGCTGGTGGACGCCCTGGGCGTTGACGAAGAAGAAGTCACCCCCGAAGCGACCCTCACCGGAGACCTTGGCGCCGAGTCGATCGACTTTCTCGACATCGTCTTCCGCCTGGAGAAGGCCTTCGACATCAAGATCCCGCGCGGGGAGTTGTTCCCGGACAACATCCTGAACAACCCCGAGTACGTCCAGGACGGAAAGCTGACAGAGTCGGGCCTGACGCAGTTGAAAGAACGCATGCCCCATGCCGACTTCACCGACTTCCAGCAGGACCCCGACATCAACAAGATGACGAATTTGTTCCGCGTAAAAACGATCTGCAATTACGTTCGCACCAAGGTCGCCTGA
- a CDS encoding 3-hydroxyacyl-ACP dehydratase FabZ family protein, with the protein MKFQLVDKIESIVPGKKIVTTKVLSLAEEYLADHFPIFPVMPGVLMLESLTQAAAWLVRLEQKFSKSIVVLSVARNVRYANFVAPGQVLRCEVELVSLDGNIAKLKGNGFVGDKPTVSVVRLELECFNLADRGHPAASDQEIIAGLKREFDLCGGPAALAAAAAC; encoded by the coding sequence ATGAAGTTTCAGCTTGTGGACAAAATTGAGTCGATCGTGCCGGGCAAGAAGATCGTCACGACCAAGGTTCTCTCGCTGGCCGAGGAGTACCTGGCCGACCATTTCCCGATCTTTCCGGTCATGCCGGGCGTGCTGATGCTCGAATCGCTGACGCAGGCGGCGGCGTGGCTGGTGAGGCTGGAGCAGAAATTCTCCAAGAGCATCGTCGTTCTTTCCGTGGCCCGCAACGTGCGATACGCGAACTTTGTCGCCCCCGGACAGGTGCTGCGGTGCGAGGTGGAGCTTGTTTCCCTCGACGGCAACATCGCCAAGCTCAAGGGCAATGGGTTTGTCGGCGACAAACCGACGGTATCGGTTGTCCGCCTTGAACTGGAATGCTTCAACCTGGCCGACCGCGGACACCCCGCCGCCTCCGACCAGGAAATCATCGCCGGCCTCAAGCGAGAGTTTGATCTATGCGGAGGCCCTGCCGCCTTGGCGGCGGCTGCGGCGTGCTGA
- a CDS encoding TIGR00282 family metallophosphoesterase, producing MPVNVLCIGDVVGRAGRMVLADQLGTFIKERSVDLVVCNAENAAGGSGLTPQIFEKLQRYGVDAVTMGDHVYRRKEIIPLLEKSDRIVRPANLSVQAAGKRWTVVPIKSGQYRAGVACVLGQMYMGANDSPWAAVDRCMDEMGSEVRIRIVDFHAEASSEKIAMGWHLDGRASLVFGTHTHIPTADARVLPGGTAFISDVGMTGPYEGVLGRRKDRVLSSLRTNMPAPYDVTAGDPRMCGVLASIDPMTGKALSVERVEVQGKMAEGGSYDEDDANPGQRHRK from the coding sequence ATGCCTGTGAACGTGTTGTGTATCGGCGACGTTGTCGGCCGGGCGGGGCGGATGGTCCTGGCCGATCAGCTTGGGACGTTTATCAAGGAGCGGTCGGTTGACCTGGTGGTCTGCAACGCCGAGAACGCCGCCGGCGGCAGCGGGCTTACGCCGCAGATCTTCGAGAAACTCCAGCGTTACGGCGTCGACGCGGTAACCATGGGCGACCACGTCTACCGCCGCAAGGAAATCATCCCCCTGCTGGAGAAGTCCGACCGCATCGTACGCCCGGCAAACCTGTCAGTGCAGGCGGCCGGCAAGCGGTGGACAGTCGTGCCGATTAAATCCGGCCAATACCGCGCGGGCGTCGCCTGCGTGCTGGGGCAGATGTACATGGGCGCCAACGATTCGCCCTGGGCGGCGGTGGACCGCTGCATGGACGAGATGGGCTCAGAGGTCAGGATCCGCATTGTGGACTTTCACGCCGAGGCATCGAGCGAGAAGATCGCCATGGGCTGGCACCTGGACGGGCGAGCCAGCCTCGTCTTCGGTACGCACACGCACATCCCCACGGCAGACGCCCGCGTGCTGCCCGGCGGCACGGCGTTCATATCGGACGTCGGCATGACCGGCCCGTACGAGGGCGTGCTGGGGCGGCGCAAAGACCGCGTGCTCTCGTCGCTGCGGACGAACATGCCGGCGCCCTACGACGTGACGGCAGGCGACCCGCGCATGTGCGGCGTGCTGGCGTCGATCGACCCGATGACGGGCAAAGCCCTCAGCGTCGAGCGCGTCGAAGTGCAGGGAAAGATGGCCGAGGGCGGCTCATACGATGAAGACGACGCCAACCCGGGACAGCGGCATCGCAAATAG
- a CDS encoding Gfo/Idh/MocA family oxidoreductase, whose protein sequence is MSTLEKLNVAVVGSCGRGASFKAACDATGIVRIHAICDTNAQALDESAKWFGAAEKYTDYDTMLDKSELDAVIIGTPMQFHIPQALAAVRKGLHAISEVPAGVNIDECRQLVQAVKEKGVIYMMAENYTYMQPNVIVRELVARGLFGTPYYGEGEYIHELKGLNEITKWRRKWQTGVNGVTYGTHSLGPILQWMPGDRVVRVCCAGSGHHYRDPRGDLYENEESSVMLCKMRSGGLVKIRVDMLSDRPHSMTNYQLQGTDGCYESARSHGYGEINRIWLRSRCKEGEWMDLAKLQDEFLPEFWKVGMEAANKAGHGGGDYFEILDFVDAVTGKRPTPIGIHESMDMTLPGLFSQLSIEQGGAWLDVPDSREW, encoded by the coding sequence ATGAGCACACTTGAGAAGTTGAACGTCGCCGTCGTGGGGTCTTGCGGGCGCGGGGCCAGCTTTAAGGCCGCTTGCGACGCCACCGGCATCGTGCGCATTCATGCCATCTGCGACACCAATGCCCAGGCCCTGGACGAAAGCGCCAAGTGGTTCGGGGCGGCCGAGAAATACACCGACTACGACACCATGCTCGACAAGAGCGAACTCGACGCCGTCATCATCGGCACGCCGATGCAGTTTCACATCCCCCAGGCGCTGGCGGCCGTCAGGAAGGGGCTGCACGCGATCTCGGAAGTGCCCGCCGGCGTGAACATCGACGAATGCCGCCAGCTCGTCCAGGCCGTAAAAGAAAAAGGGGTCATCTACATGATGGCCGAGAACTACACGTATATGCAGCCCAACGTTATCGTGCGTGAACTGGTGGCGCGGGGGCTGTTCGGCACGCCGTACTACGGCGAGGGCGAGTACATCCACGAGCTCAAGGGGCTCAACGAGATCACCAAGTGGCGCCGCAAGTGGCAGACGGGCGTCAACGGCGTTACGTACGGAACGCACAGCCTGGGCCCGATCCTGCAGTGGATGCCCGGCGACCGCGTCGTGCGGGTCTGCTGCGCCGGTTCGGGGCATCACTACCGCGACCCGCGCGGCGATTTGTACGAGAACGAGGAATCGTCCGTCATGCTCTGCAAGATGCGCAGCGGCGGGCTGGTCAAGATCCGCGTGGACATGCTCAGCGACCGCCCGCACTCGATGACGAACTACCAGCTCCAGGGCACCGACGGCTGCTACGAATCGGCCCGCTCGCACGGCTACGGCGAGATCAACCGCATCTGGCTGCGCTCGCGTTGCAAGGAAGGCGAGTGGATGGACCTGGCCAAGCTGCAGGACGAGTTCCTGCCGGAGTTCTGGAAGGTCGGAATGGAGGCCGCCAACAAGGCCGGCCACGGCGGCGGCGACTATTTTGAGATTCTGGACTTCGTCGACGCCGTCACGGGCAAACGCCCCACGCCCATCGGCATCCACGAGTCGATGGACATGACGCTGCCGGGCCTGTTCAGCCAGCTCTCGATCGAGCAAGGCGGCGCCTGGCTCGACGTGCCGGACTCGCGCGAGTGGTGA
- a CDS encoding GxxExxY protein — MADNLSDDLRDNSYVAPSVIHGTLSFKIVGCAQRVYSKLGPGFPEGVYQKALCVELAKKGIPFVCEKSAEVHYDGVLCGEFRMDIVVDEKVVLELKALDALHPARTAQALSYLKATGLKLAIILNFGEERLKTERVVR; from the coding sequence ATGGCAGACAATCTGAGCGACGATCTGCGGGACAATAGTTATGTGGCTCCTTCGGTCATTCACGGGACCTTGAGCTTCAAGATTGTGGGCTGTGCGCAGCGGGTTTATTCAAAGCTGGGACCGGGATTTCCCGAAGGGGTGTACCAGAAGGCTCTTTGCGTTGAACTGGCCAAGAAAGGGATTCCGTTTGTCTGTGAGAAATCGGCAGAGGTTCATTATGATGGCGTCTTATGCGGCGAGTTCAGGATGGATATTGTGGTGGACGAGAAGGTCGTGCTGGAGCTAAAGGCCTTGGATGCACTGCATCCTGCCCGCACAGCCCAGGCCTTGTCGTACCTCAAAGCCACGGGACTGAAGCTGGCGATCATCCTGAACTTCGGTGAAGAACGACTGAAGACCGAAAGAGTAGTGCGCTAA
- a CDS encoding DUF4197 domain-containing protein, producing MRTTVPIIVAAVAALLTGGCNSDFDSMLGAMGMPLDDNTIARGLGEALKVGTENAVAKTSTPGGYFSSALLKITVPSQFDKAAATLRKVGLGGQVDAFERQMNAAAEHAATQAGPVFIDAIKEMSFDDARLILTGGSKTAATDYFRQRTSARLKSLYMPIVSDQMGRLGVVKGWNDLVGRYNAIPLSAKPQLPGIEDYVTSRALEGLFKVVAQEEQSIREDPAARTTALLKRVFAQQ from the coding sequence GTGAGAACGACTGTTCCGATCATTGTGGCCGCCGTGGCTGCCCTCTTGACGGGCGGCTGCAACTCCGATTTCGATTCGATGCTCGGCGCCATGGGCATGCCCCTGGACGATAACACGATTGCCCGCGGCTTGGGCGAAGCGTTGAAGGTCGGCACGGAAAACGCCGTGGCCAAGACCTCCACCCCGGGGGGCTATTTCAGCAGCGCGCTGCTCAAGATCACCGTGCCCTCGCAGTTTGACAAAGCAGCCGCTACGTTGCGCAAAGTCGGGCTGGGCGGTCAGGTAGATGCCTTTGAGCGGCAGATGAACGCTGCCGCCGAACACGCCGCAACGCAGGCCGGTCCGGTCTTCATCGACGCCATCAAAGAGATGAGCTTTGACGACGCCCGTCTGATCCTCACCGGCGGCAGTAAGACGGCGGCCACCGATTATTTCAGGCAGAGGACCTCGGCCCGCCTCAAGAGCCTGTACATGCCGATCGTGTCCGACCAGATGGGGCGCCTGGGCGTCGTCAAGGGCTGGAACGACCTGGTCGGACGGTATAACGCCATCCCGCTGTCAGCCAAACCGCAACTGCCGGGCATCGAAGATTACGTGACCAGCCGGGCCCTGGAGGGCTTGTTCAAAGTGGTCGCCCAGGAAGAGCAAAGCATCCGCGAAGACCCGGCGGCCCGTACCACGGCTCTGCTCAAGCGCGTCTTCGCACAACAGTAA
- a CDS encoding PQQ-binding-like beta-propeller repeat protein yields the protein MQNPARSGACDETLAMPLQLQWVHQSRPPEPSWPGPAHHDYYHNRRNLKPMVTFDVVDQIVASRGRVLFGSSAEGKVYCLDAADGKIVWTFATEGPVRLAPTVEGDSVIFGSDDGCVYSVAFADGRLKWKTRLTDRDRRIGGTGRITSAWPVRAGGLVQGGKAYFCAGIFPMYGAYYCCLDVQTGKLLASKKIDDSAQGYLHNGGGAAQAQTGAVPKMAVLGPLGAAPKAGGLIFNSIIARKYRCGLIACKNIHVAGGDGEVAAFVPPDYNKGEPRIVWEAKVEGRAYGLAIDSGRLLVSTDAGKVYCFGAGKAQAGLRTNAKPQAVEARFAELGAKILKIADIDRGYALVTDARDGKLACAIAGGSQFQVVCWTTTDEASAAVQKTVDEAGLSHRVSVHRAPAEGKTLPYSDYLFNVIVHEGLLQGKALEANREELNRVLRPCGGVAMLGKSLDEVIRRGALKGGGTWSHSYADPGNSTCSGDELVSGPLALQWFGAPGPREMVDRHNRGAAPVWANGVLYVSGYDYLYCLDAYNGTLRWQKPLPASARMDATRDSGNMAARDDVLYVSAGGQCLALDARSGEVRRTFDAAADGAKCEWGYVASVDDMLIGSASRSGAHRRVQDQNSWHWAYDGGRPLVTSTNLFAFDRSSGKRAWTYTPPSGAIVNAAIAIDGGRVFFVESTNPASSQAPDSKSTLEVLVGKGSQLVALDLRSGRELFRMPAGLETVEHMLYLSVSRGVAVACGSRTEKVGDKGAILRHDLYAFEAATGKAMWKAVHTAAGAEGVGASHGENAFRPSIVGDVVYINPGAYDLRTGKALPIQWGQEKRGCGAYAMSATGAYFRLFNPAVADLKTGQTQRLTSVTRPGCWINIIPAGGLVLIPEGSSGCTCPYQVQTSLGLIPVK from the coding sequence ATGCAGAACCCCGCGCGCAGCGGGGCGTGCGATGAGACACTGGCCATGCCGCTGCAGTTGCAGTGGGTACACCAGTCGCGGCCTCCGGAGCCAAGTTGGCCCGGGCCTGCCCATCACGACTACTATCACAACCGCCGTAATCTCAAGCCGATGGTCACATTCGACGTGGTGGACCAGATCGTCGCGTCGCGCGGGCGGGTGCTGTTTGGCTCGTCGGCCGAGGGCAAGGTGTACTGCCTTGATGCCGCCGACGGCAAAATCGTGTGGACGTTTGCCACCGAAGGCCCGGTGCGCCTGGCGCCGACGGTTGAGGGCGACAGCGTGATCTTCGGCAGCGATGACGGATGCGTGTACAGCGTTGCCTTTGCCGACGGGCGGCTGAAGTGGAAGACGCGCCTGACGGATCGCGACCGGCGCATCGGCGGCACCGGTCGCATCACCAGCGCCTGGCCGGTGCGGGCGGGCGGCCTGGTGCAGGGCGGCAAGGCGTACTTCTGCGCGGGCATCTTTCCGATGTACGGCGCGTATTACTGCTGCCTGGACGTTCAGACGGGCAAGCTGCTGGCGAGCAAAAAGATCGACGATTCGGCGCAGGGGTACCTGCATAACGGCGGCGGGGCGGCTCAGGCACAGACCGGCGCCGTGCCGAAGATGGCCGTGCTGGGGCCACTGGGCGCAGCGCCCAAAGCAGGCGGGCTGATTTTCAATTCTATCATCGCCCGCAAATACCGCTGCGGGTTGATCGCCTGCAAGAACATCCATGTCGCCGGCGGGGATGGCGAAGTGGCGGCGTTCGTTCCACCCGACTACAACAAGGGCGAACCCCGGATCGTCTGGGAGGCAAAGGTCGAGGGAAGAGCGTACGGTCTGGCGATCGACAGCGGGCGGTTGCTGGTCAGCACGGATGCGGGAAAGGTCTACTGCTTTGGCGCGGGCAAGGCGCAGGCGGGGCTGCGTACGAACGCCAAACCGCAAGCGGTTGAGGCCAGATTCGCTGAACTGGGCGCGAAGATACTGAAGATCGCGGATATCGACCGGGGGTATGCGCTGGTGACGGATGCGCGGGACGGGAAGCTCGCCTGCGCGATTGCGGGGGGTTCGCAGTTCCAGGTCGTGTGCTGGACTACCACCGACGAGGCGTCCGCCGCGGTGCAGAAGACCGTTGATGAGGCGGGACTGTCGCATCGTGTCAGCGTGCATCGCGCGCCGGCGGAGGGCAAGACGCTGCCATACAGCGACTACCTGTTCAACGTGATCGTTCACGAGGGATTGCTGCAGGGCAAGGCCCTGGAGGCAAATCGCGAGGAACTCAATCGAGTCCTGCGACCCTGCGGGGGCGTCGCGATGCTGGGCAAGTCGCTCGACGAGGTGATTCGCCGCGGTGCGCTCAAGGGCGGCGGAACGTGGTCGCACTCTTACGCCGACCCGGGCAACAGCACCTGCAGCGGCGACGAACTGGTCAGCGGTCCGCTGGCCCTGCAGTGGTTCGGGGCGCCGGGCCCGCGCGAGATGGTCGACCGCCACAACCGCGGCGCGGCGCCGGTCTGGGCCAACGGCGTGCTGTACGTGTCGGGTTACGACTACCTCTACTGCCTCGACGCCTACAACGGCACGCTGCGCTGGCAGAAGCCCCTGCCCGCCTCGGCCCGCATGGACGCCACGCGCGACAGCGGCAACATGGCCGCTCGCGACGACGTGCTCTACGTCTCGGCCGGCGGGCAGTGCCTGGCGCTCGACGCCCGCAGCGGCGAGGTCCGCCGCACCTTCGACGCCGCCGCCGACGGCGCCAAGTGCGAATGGGGCTACGTCGCCAGCGTGGACGACATGCTCATCGGCAGCGCCTCGCGCAGCGGCGCGCACCGCCGCGTGCAGGATCAGAACAGTTGGCACTGGGCGTACGACGGCGGGCGGCCCCTGGTAACCAGCACGAACCTCTTCGCCTTCGACCGCTCCAGCGGCAAGCGGGCCTGGACGTACACGCCGCCCTCGGGCGCCATCGTCAACGCCGCCATCGCCATTGACGGCGGACGGGTGTTCTTCGTCGAGAGCACCAATCCCGCCTCCAGCCAAGCCCCCGACAGCAAGAGCACGCTGGAGGTGCTCGTGGGCAAAGGCTCGCAACTGGTCGCGCTGGACCTGCGCAGCGGCCGCGAGCTCTTTCGCATGCCCGCCGGCCTCGAGACCGTCGAGCACATGCTGTACCTCAGCGTCTCGCGCGGGGTGGCGGTGGCGTGCGGGTCGCGCACGGAGAAGGTCGGCGACAAGGGCGCCATCCTGCGCCACGATCTGTACGCCTTCGAGGCCGCCACCGGCAAAGCGATGTGGAAGGCCGTACACACCGCCGCCGGCGCCGAGGGCGTGGGGGCTTCGCACGGCGAGAACGCCTTCCGCCCCTCGATCGTCGGCGACGTGGTGTATATCAATCCCGGCGCGTATGACCTTCGGACCGGCAAGGCCCTGCCGATCCAGTGGGGCCAGGAAAAGCGCGGCTGCGGCGCGTACGCCATGTCCGCTACGGGCGCATATTTCCGCCTGTTCAACCCGGCCGTGGCCGACCTGAAAACCGGCCAGACGCAGCGCCTGACGTCCGTCACGCGCCCGGGCTGCTGGATTAACATCATCCCCGCCGGCGGACTGGTGCTGATCCCCGAAGGCTCCAGTGGCTGCACGTGCCCCTACCAGGTGCAGACATCGCTAGGCTTGATACCCGTCAAATAG